One Halobacterium sp. DL1 DNA window includes the following coding sequences:
- a CDS encoding chromosome segregation protein SMC, which translates to MDESAARQSAAHLHARNVGGIDETDVTLAPGVNVLAGRNATNRTSFLQAVMAVVGSDRATLKGDAEKGSVSLELADERYERTLGRVDGTVAFGGDPLLGDSELADLFAFLLEDNEARRAVERGDDLREIVVRPVDTAELRRQIGRLETEKREVDDELATLDDVAARLENRRQRVAELEAEREDRREELSVARDELADVEAPEGEESEALADLKATRSDLEDVRFKLRTERESLESLQEQRAELREERESLPTMDVEGETIDARIGELRGRRDELEAEVGDLQAIVRFNEEMLADGEGVHEEIAEEVGAAEGNRGQRSDGGTLTDALVAEEGTDVCWTCGTEVERSRIEATVERLRDLRDRKRARKDDFTAELESLTERKREAADVRERRAEVEAALDAVESEIAERESRVSGLEAERDELAVDVEELEAAVEDAGGHETAVDRAKRVNELEAELDRVDADLADVRETVADLDDRLSEREALEERRAEIVSELADLRDRVDQVESEAVEAFNGHMATVLEMLDYDNVERIWIERTTASRDRRSAAEDAEFDLHVVRSADGTAYEDTVAHLSESEREVTGLVFALAGYLVHDVYEDVPFLLLDSLEAIDADRIAALVDYVAAYTDFLVAALLPEDAEAVENVDNRVTEI; encoded by the coding sequence ATGGACGAGTCGGCCGCGCGGCAGTCCGCGGCACATCTACACGCGCGCAACGTCGGCGGTATCGACGAAACGGACGTCACGCTCGCCCCCGGCGTGAACGTCCTCGCGGGCCGGAACGCGACGAACAGGACCTCCTTCCTCCAGGCCGTGATGGCCGTCGTCGGGAGCGACCGCGCGACCCTCAAAGGAGATGCCGAGAAGGGAAGCGTGAGCCTCGAACTGGCCGACGAGCGCTACGAGCGCACGCTCGGCCGCGTCGACGGGACCGTCGCGTTCGGGGGCGACCCGCTGCTCGGGGACTCCGAACTCGCCGACCTCTTCGCGTTCCTCCTCGAGGACAACGAGGCGCGGCGCGCCGTCGAGCGCGGGGACGACCTCCGCGAAATCGTCGTCCGACCCGTGGACACCGCCGAACTCCGCCGGCAGATCGGCCGGCTGGAGACCGAGAAACGAGAGGTCGACGACGAACTTGCGACCCTCGACGACGTCGCCGCCCGACTGGAGAACCGCCGCCAGCGCGTCGCCGAACTGGAAGCCGAACGCGAGGACCGACGTGAGGAGCTGTCCGTCGCGCGTGACGAGCTCGCTGACGTGGAGGCGCCCGAGGGTGAGGAGTCCGAGGCGCTGGCCGACCTGAAGGCGACCCGGTCGGACCTCGAGGACGTCCGGTTCAAGCTCCGGACCGAGCGCGAGAGCCTCGAATCGCTGCAGGAGCAGCGTGCGGAGCTCCGAGAGGAGCGAGAGTCGTTGCCCACCATGGACGTCGAGGGGGAGACCATCGATGCCCGCATCGGCGAACTGCGCGGGCGGCGCGACGAACTGGAGGCCGAGGTCGGAGACCTCCAGGCAATCGTGCGGTTCAACGAGGAGATGCTGGCCGACGGGGAGGGCGTTCACGAAGAGATAGCAGAGGAGGTCGGCGCCGCCGAGGGCAACCGCGGGCAGCGCTCGGACGGCGGGACGCTGACGGACGCGTTGGTCGCGGAAGAGGGGACCGACGTCTGCTGGACGTGCGGGACGGAGGTAGAGCGCTCGCGCATCGAGGCGACCGTCGAGCGCCTGCGGGACCTCCGGGACCGGAAGCGCGCGCGGAAGGACGATTTCACGGCTGAACTCGAATCACTCACCGAGCGCAAGCGCGAGGCGGCCGACGTCCGGGAGCGACGCGCGGAGGTCGAGGCCGCACTCGACGCCGTCGAGTCGGAGATAGCGGAGCGCGAGTCACGCGTGTCGGGCCTCGAAGCCGAGCGAGACGAACTCGCAGTCGATGTCGAGGAACTGGAAGCCGCAGTCGAGGACGCGGGCGGCCACGAGACGGCGGTGGACCGCGCGAAGCGGGTCAACGAACTGGAGGCCGAACTCGACCGCGTGGACGCCGACCTCGCGGACGTCAGGGAGACCGTCGCGGACCTCGACGACCGCCTCTCCGAACGGGAGGCCCTGGAGGAGCGCCGCGCGGAGATCGTCTCGGAACTCGCCGACCTCCGGGACCGCGTCGACCAGGTGGAGAGCGAGGCCGTCGAGGCGTTCAACGGCCACATGGCGACGGTCCTCGAGATGTTGGACTACGACAACGTCGAACGCATCTGGATCGAGCGCACGACGGCCAGCCGAGACCGCCGGAGCGCAGCCGAGGACGCCGAGTTCGACCTCCACGTGGTCCGTTCGGCCGACGGAACGGCCTACGAGGACACTGTCGCCCACCTCTCCGAGAGCGAGCGCGAGGTGACGGGGCTGGTGTTCGCGCTCGCGGGCTACCTCGTCCACGACGTCTACGAGGACGTGCCGTTCCTCCTGCTGGACTCACTGGAGGCCATCGACGCCGACCGCATCGCCGCGCTGGTCGACTACGTCGCGGCGTACACCGACTTCCTCGTTGCGGCGCTGCTCCCGGAGGACGCCGAGGCAGTCGAGAACGTGGACAACCGCGTCACAGAAATCTAG
- a CDS encoding sporulation protein, translating into MDVTAATGGDVPAVADQWVALAAEQHDHGSHLLAEENREQAQELIAQYVHTGGVGVARRDGLRVGFVMFHVETGLYETDVTRGVVDNLYVVPDARDSGVGSALLDHAEAQLRERDADVLAVEALWDNEGARRLYERRGYDPNRVTLERPAESDTHTKDPD; encoded by the coding sequence ATGGACGTGACGGCCGCGACGGGCGGCGACGTCCCGGCCGTGGCCGACCAGTGGGTGGCGCTCGCCGCCGAACAGCACGACCACGGCTCGCACCTCCTCGCGGAAGAGAATCGCGAGCAAGCGCAGGAACTCATCGCGCAGTACGTCCACACCGGCGGCGTGGGCGTGGCGCGGCGGGATGGACTGCGGGTCGGCTTCGTGATGTTCCACGTCGAGACCGGACTGTACGAGACGGACGTGACGCGGGGCGTCGTCGACAACCTCTATGTGGTCCCGGACGCGCGGGACAGCGGAGTCGGGAGCGCGCTACTCGACCACGCGGAAGCCCAACTGCGCGAGCGGGATGCCGACGTGCTCGCCGTCGAGGCGCTGTGGGACAACGAGGGCGCCCGCCGACTGTACGAGCGCCGGGGGTACGACCCCAACCGTGTCACCTTAGAACGACCGGCCGAAAGCGATACGCACACAAAGGACCCCGACTAA
- a CDS encoding acyl-CoA dehydrogenase — MDFGLTDEQRAIQDEVRRFAENEILPVASEYDEAEKYPWDVMEKAAEAGLTGPGIPLEYGGAGYSPVETAIIVEELFAADAGIGLSVSSAGFGAEAIIAFGTEDQKERFLEPIAAGDAIMGSAISEPDVGSDVSSVSTRAEKDGDEYVINGNKMWITNGSVGDFFVVLCQTDPEASGRYNGFSQIVVESDRDGFEAEKITGKLGIRASDTAELLLDDVRVPEENLIGTEGGGFLQQMQFFDETRTMVAAQGVGIARGATERALEYAKEREQFGRPISDFQAIKHKLAEMRTQTEAARTITQKSAWSVENKDEQLTALASMAKEFASRVAVEAADEAVQIHGGAGYVNDFDVERFYRDAKITQIYEGTTEIQKNIIARELLE; from the coding sequence ATGGACTTCGGACTCACCGACGAGCAACGAGCCATCCAGGACGAGGTGCGTCGATTCGCCGAGAACGAGATACTTCCCGTCGCCAGCGAGTACGACGAGGCCGAGAAGTACCCGTGGGACGTGATGGAGAAGGCAGCGGAGGCGGGACTCACCGGGCCGGGCATCCCGCTGGAGTACGGCGGCGCGGGCTACTCGCCAGTCGAGACGGCCATCATCGTCGAGGAACTGTTCGCTGCCGACGCTGGTATCGGCCTCTCCGTCTCCAGCGCCGGCTTCGGCGCCGAGGCGATCATCGCGTTCGGCACCGAGGACCAGAAGGAGCGGTTCCTCGAACCCATCGCGGCGGGCGACGCCATCATGGGGTCGGCCATCAGCGAACCTGACGTGGGCTCCGACGTCTCCAGCGTCTCGACGCGCGCGGAGAAGGACGGCGACGAGTACGTCATCAACGGCAACAAGATGTGGATCACGAACGGGTCCGTCGGGGACTTCTTCGTCGTGCTCTGCCAGACCGACCCCGAGGCCAGCGGCCGGTACAACGGCTTCAGCCAGATCGTCGTGGAGTCCGACCGCGACGGCTTCGAGGCCGAGAAGATCACGGGCAAACTGGGCATCCGCGCTTCCGACACCGCCGAACTCCTCCTCGACGACGTCCGCGTCCCCGAGGAGAACCTGATCGGCACCGAGGGCGGCGGTTTCCTCCAGCAGATGCAGTTCTTCGACGAGACGCGCACGATGGTCGCCGCCCAGGGCGTCGGCATCGCCCGCGGCGCCACCGAGCGCGCCCTCGAGTACGCCAAGGAGCGCGAGCAGTTCGGCCGCCCAATCTCGGACTTCCAGGCCATCAAGCACAAACTCGCGGAGATGCGCACGCAGACCGAGGCCGCCCGCACCATCACCCAGAAGTCCGCCTGGAGCGTGGAGAACAAGGACGAGCAGCTCACGGCGCTCGCGTCGATGGCCAAGGAGTTCGCCTCCCGCGTCGCCGTCGAGGCGGCCGACGAGGCCGTCCAGATCCACGGCGGCGCCGGCTACGTCAACGACTTCGACGTCGAGCGGTTCTACCGCGACGCCAAGATCACCCAGATCTACGAGGGTACCACGGAGATTCAGAAGAACATCATCGCCCGCGAGTTGCTGGAGTGA
- a CDS encoding uridine/cytidine kinase, with translation MTIPSFVVGIAGGTGAGKTTVAHEVTENVGEAVTLIPLDNYYEDLSHMAFEERADVNYDHPSAFEWELLREHLDALLSGQSVEMPQYSFEEHLREDERVTVEPTDVIVLEGILSLYDEQVNEMLDLHIYVETDADVRILRRIERDVVDRGRGLEGVMEQYLSTVKPMHEQFIEPTKKDADIIIPEGANSVAVNLLEEKVQAESSEMAAWAAREDGERYADSSQPVGDTK, from the coding sequence ATGACCATCCCGTCGTTCGTCGTCGGCATCGCAGGGGGGACCGGTGCGGGGAAGACGACGGTGGCCCACGAGGTGACGGAGAACGTCGGGGAGGCAGTCACGCTCATCCCTCTCGACAACTACTACGAGGACCTCAGCCACATGGCCTTCGAGGAACGAGCGGACGTCAACTACGACCACCCGTCCGCGTTCGAGTGGGAACTCCTCCGCGAGCACCTCGACGCCCTCCTCTCCGGGCAGTCCGTCGAGATGCCCCAGTACAGCTTCGAAGAACACCTCCGCGAGGACGAGCGCGTCACCGTCGAACCCACCGACGTCATCGTCCTCGAGGGCATCCTCTCGCTCTACGACGAGCAGGTCAACGAGATGCTCGACCTCCACATCTACGTCGAGACGGACGCCGACGTCCGCATCCTCCGGCGCATCGAGCGCGACGTCGTCGACCGCGGTCGCGGCCTGGAGGGCGTCATGGAGCAGTACCTCTCGACGGTGAAGCCGATGCACGAGCAGTTCATCGAACCGACGAAGAAGGACGCCGACATCATCATCCCGGAGGGCGCCAACTCCGTCGCGGTGAACCTCCTCGAGGAGAAGGTACAGGCCGAGAGTTCGGAGATGGCCGCGTGGGCCGCCCGCGAGGACGGCGAGCGCTACGCCGACAGCAGTCAGCCAGTCGGCGACACGAAGTAG
- a CDS encoding phosphoglycerate kinase, translating to MAIRTLDDLPAADAAVGVRVDINSPLAEDDSLADDARLRAHVDTLAELLDAGARVAVLAHQGRPGGDEFARLESHADRLDDLLDHDVGYCDATFSAEAREAIEALDGGEAVLLENTRFYSEEYMEFDPARAAETFLVSRLSSALDAYVNDAFAASHRSQPSLVGFPELLDSYAGRVMEEELDVLGAIEETPTPRTYVVGGAKVPDSVAVAEHSLENGLAENVLCTGVVANIFLAADGVDVGRRSTELIHDRGYETEIERAEELLESYSESIQLPVDVAVARDGERCELPVSELPPRDDEAVMDLGSDTIEAYADVLAETGTAILNGPAGVFEDELFAKGTRGLYEAATRAEYTIVGGGDTAAAIRKFSLSGFDHISTGGGAALRMLTGEPLAAVEALR from the coding sequence ATGGCGATACGGACCCTCGACGACCTCCCGGCGGCCGACGCTGCGGTCGGTGTACGGGTCGACATCAACAGTCCGCTCGCGGAGGACGACTCGCTGGCCGACGACGCTCGCTTGCGGGCCCACGTCGACACGCTGGCCGAACTGCTCGACGCCGGCGCGCGGGTCGCGGTGCTCGCCCACCAGGGCCGCCCCGGCGGTGACGAGTTCGCGCGCCTCGAATCGCACGCCGACCGCCTCGACGACCTTCTCGACCACGACGTCGGCTACTGCGACGCGACGTTCAGCGCCGAGGCGCGGGAGGCCATCGAGGCGCTCGACGGTGGCGAGGCGGTGCTGCTGGAGAACACGCGCTTCTACAGCGAGGAGTACATGGAGTTCGACCCGGCGCGCGCAGCGGAGACGTTCCTCGTCTCCCGGCTCTCCTCGGCTCTCGACGCCTACGTCAACGACGCGTTCGCGGCCTCACACCGCTCCCAGCCGTCGCTCGTCGGCTTCCCCGAACTGCTCGACTCGTACGCGGGTCGCGTGATGGAAGAGGAACTCGACGTACTCGGCGCCATCGAGGAGACGCCGACCCCGCGAACGTACGTCGTCGGCGGCGCCAAGGTGCCGGACTCGGTGGCGGTCGCCGAGCACTCCCTGGAGAACGGCCTCGCGGAGAACGTCCTGTGCACTGGCGTCGTCGCCAACATCTTCCTCGCAGCCGACGGCGTCGACGTCGGGCGCCGGAGCACGGAACTCATCCACGACCGGGGCTACGAGACGGAGATCGAGCGAGCGGAGGAACTGCTCGAATCCTACAGCGAGAGCATCCAGCTACCCGTCGACGTGGCCGTCGCGCGCGACGGCGAGCGCTGCGAACTCCCCGTCTCCGAACTCCCGCCCCGCGACGACGAGGCCGTGATGGACCTCGGGAGCGACACCATCGAGGCGTACGCGGACGTGCTCGCCGAGACCGGCACCGCCATCCTCAACGGTCCCGCCGGCGTCTTCGAGGACGAACTGTTCGCCAAGGGGACGCGCGGTCTCTACGAGGCAGCCACGCGGGCCGAGTACACCATCGTCGGGGGCGGCGACACCGCGGCCGCCATCCGCAAGTTCAGTCTCTCCGGGTTCGACCACATCAGCACCGGCGGCGGCGCTGCCCTCCGCATGCTCACGGGCGAACCGCTGGCGGCAGTGGAGGCGCTGCGCTGA